From the Limosilactobacillus panis genome, one window contains:
- a CDS encoding universal stress protein: MADSQYKNILVAIDGSKATSKVLEAGIDIAIRNHAHLDILTITQVDQLTDGYSNAVLSDEQTYDAVHRTQERMEDLKQKAVDAGVTDISIHIRFGNPKRVIAREFPKDHHNDLIVIGATGISGMERFMVGSVTSYVNRNALSDVMVVRIAEND; the protein is encoded by the coding sequence ATGGCAGATTCACAATACAAAAACATCCTCGTTGCAATCGACGGTTCCAAAGCGACCAGCAAGGTTCTTGAAGCAGGAATCGACATTGCTATACGTAATCACGCCCACCTCGACATCCTAACCATCACCCAAGTTGACCAGCTGACCGATGGTTACAGTAATGCCGTTTTGAGTGATGAGCAGACCTACGACGCTGTCCACCGTACCCAGGAGCGGATGGAGGATTTAAAGCAAAAGGCAGTAGACGCAGGAGTTACTGACATCAGCATCCACATCCGTTTCGGCAATCCGAAGCGGGTAATCGCTCGTGAATTCCCGAAGGACCACCATAACGACCTCATTGTAATTGGGGCTACGGGAATCTCTGGCATGGAACGGTTCATGGTAGGGTCCGTTACCTCCTACGTTAACCGGAACGCCCTTAGCGATGTCATGGTTGTGCGGATTGCAGAAAATGACTAA
- a CDS encoding helix-turn-helix domain-containing protein has product MFPERLRALRKGQKITLKELAKHLNENLGPNEKPNTASQIGNWERGIRTPSYVEARKLAEFFDVSLDYLTGKTDRDDFDLGKLFFSGKNLSFNQTVLTSEDRYEIFQLIDGYLKGKNNRRDTDKFYGKQEQLNLKLK; this is encoded by the coding sequence ATGTTTCCAGAAAGGCTCCGTGCACTGCGGAAGGGGCAAAAAATCACCCTAAAAGAACTGGCCAAGCACCTGAACGAAAACCTTGGCCCCAACGAAAAGCCTAATACTGCTTCTCAAATTGGTAACTGGGAACGGGGAATTCGGACCCCGTCATACGTAGAGGCACGTAAACTAGCCGAATTTTTTGACGTCAGCCTGGACTACCTGACCGGTAAAACCGACCGGGATGACTTCGACCTCGGTAAATTATTCTTCTCCGGAAAGAACCTATCGTTCAACCAGACGGTCCTCACCAGTGAGGACCGTTATGAAATTTTTCAACTGATTGACGGCTACCTGAAAGGAAAGAATAACCGCCGGGATACCGATAAGTTCTATGGTAAGCAGGAACAGCTGAATTTGAAGTTAAAGTAA
- a CDS encoding lipoate--protein ligase — translation MRYVSMTSHNIGMNLATEQYLMNDKDFGNEPLVLFYYEEPCIIVGRNQNTAEEINQDYVKKHNIRVTRRLSGGGAVYQDLGNLCFSFVVPSDSEEFGDFKSFTKPIVDVLHKIGATTAEVSGRNDILVDGKKFSGNAMYSKNGKTFSHGTLMLNVDLSVVADALHVAKDKIASKGIKSVRSRVTNLRPYLAKEYQNIDVPTFRDDLIKGLFNVDSLDEIKDKQYVVTPEDQKKIDKIYEQYYNNWDWVYGKNPEFTLKRRKHFDMGTIDARLDVKDGVIKNIKFFGDFFGPQDVTKLADQLKGIKYDHDEIEKTLEKAGTQQYITGIPTTQIADLLA, via the coding sequence ATGCGTTATGTTTCAATGACTTCCCATAATATTGGGATGAACTTAGCAACTGAACAGTACTTGATGAATGATAAGGACTTTGGGAACGAGCCACTGGTCCTTTTCTACTATGAAGAACCATGCATTATTGTTGGCCGGAACCAGAACACGGCCGAAGAGATCAACCAGGACTACGTAAAGAAACACAACATCCGGGTTACCCGGCGCCTTTCTGGTGGTGGCGCGGTCTACCAAGACCTGGGGAACCTCTGCTTCAGCTTTGTTGTTCCAAGCGACAGTGAGGAATTTGGTGACTTCAAGTCATTCACCAAGCCAATTGTCGACGTTCTTCATAAAATAGGGGCTACGACCGCGGAAGTCAGTGGTCGAAACGACATCTTAGTTGACGGGAAGAAGTTCTCTGGTAACGCAATGTACTCCAAGAACGGCAAGACCTTCTCTCACGGAACCTTGATGTTAAACGTGGACCTGAGTGTAGTTGCGGACGCCCTCCACGTTGCCAAGGATAAGATCGCTTCTAAGGGAATTAAGTCCGTTCGCTCCCGGGTTACTAACCTGCGGCCATACCTGGCTAAGGAATACCAAAACATCGATGTCCCAACCTTCAGGGACGACCTGATCAAGGGGCTCTTCAACGTTGACAGCCTCGACGAGATTAAGGACAAGCAGTACGTTGTTACCCCAGAAGACCAGAAGAAAATTGATAAGATCTACGAACAGTACTACAACAACTGGGACTGGGTTTATGGTAAGAACCCTGAGTTCACGTTGAAGCGGCGGAAGCACTTTGATATGGGAACGATTGATGCCCGGCTGGACGTTAAGGATGGTGTGATCAAGAATATCAAATTCTTTGGTGACTTCTTTGGCCCTCAGGACGTTACGAAGTTAGCTGACCAACTGAAGGGCATTAAGTATGACCACGATGAGATTGAAAAGACTCTTGAAAAGGCGGGCACTCAGCAATACATTACGGGAATCCCAACCACCCAGATTGCGGATTTACTTGCCTAA
- a CDS encoding MFS transporter — translation MKYRLQAILFVFIAFMLGCNEYMIVGVLPDIAHEYHDSLSRLGLLVTVFALIYAVFTPIITSLANRWRRHHVLLWLMVIFLVGNTWSALATNFISLLLSRILTATVAGAIISLVLVMASFVAPREKRASLVSWVFAGFSIASVVGIPIGTIISTTFSWHDSFWMVTVITVLAFAFLFWLVPKDTLQVKSSLGKQFVLFKDSRVILGVIFVVSICAADYTIFTYIRPLITNEMGFNNTWLNWLLFAMGVFFIFGNKFGGVLADRGGVHRLPVIYLIMTVLYLAFGPLLSFKWLAILVVGLLCIAFSCYGSSTQLMFLDIAEKEYPQSLDLASSLNSIFANIGISLGSFTASQAMHFTSMNHLGYVGSVYALLATVLVIILSHRYTGMRYPVR, via the coding sequence ATGAAGTACCGTCTCCAAGCAATTTTATTCGTGTTCATCGCCTTTATGCTCGGCTGCAACGAATACATGATTGTCGGTGTCCTGCCGGATATTGCCCATGAATACCACGACTCACTGTCACGGCTGGGGCTGCTCGTCACCGTCTTTGCCCTGATCTACGCCGTCTTTACCCCCATTATCACCTCGCTAGCTAACCGTTGGCGACGGCACCACGTCCTATTATGGTTGATGGTCATTTTCCTGGTTGGTAATACCTGGTCCGCTTTGGCAACTAACTTTATATCCCTCCTTTTGTCTCGAATTTTGACCGCGACCGTCGCAGGGGCCATTATTTCACTTGTCCTCGTAATGGCAAGTTTTGTTGCCCCACGGGAAAAGCGGGCGAGCCTGGTATCCTGGGTCTTCGCTGGCTTCAGCATTGCCTCCGTTGTCGGGATTCCCATCGGGACCATTATTAGTACCACCTTCTCCTGGCACGACAGTTTCTGGATGGTCACTGTCATTACGGTCCTGGCCTTTGCCTTCCTTTTCTGGCTGGTTCCTAAGGACACTCTCCAGGTAAAGAGCAGCTTAGGCAAACAGTTCGTGCTCTTTAAGGACTCCCGGGTAATCCTTGGGGTTATCTTCGTCGTTTCAATCTGTGCGGCGGACTACACGATCTTCACCTACATCCGACCCCTGATTACTAACGAAATGGGCTTCAACAACACCTGGTTGAACTGGCTACTGTTTGCGATGGGGGTCTTCTTTATCTTCGGTAACAAGTTCGGTGGGGTCCTGGCTGACCGGGGCGGCGTCCACCGGCTACCAGTCATCTACCTCATCATGACCGTCCTCTACCTCGCCTTTGGCCCCCTCCTTTCCTTTAAGTGGTTGGCCATCCTCGTAGTTGGCCTTCTGTGCATCGCCTTCTCTTGCTACGGTTCATCGACCCAGCTGATGTTCTTAGACATTGCAGAAAAGGAATACCCGCAGTCACTAGACCTGGCATCCTCGTTAAACTCGATCTTTGCTAACATCGGCATCTCGCTAGGGTCATTCACCGCATCACAGGCCATGCACTTTACCTCTATGAACCACCTCGGTTACGTCGGCTCGGTATACGCCCTGCTCGCCACCGTCTTAGTGATTATCCTCAGCCACCGTTACACGGGGATGCGTTACCCAGTTAGATAA